In a genomic window of Trichoderma atroviride chromosome 4, complete sequence:
- a CDS encoding uncharacterized protein (EggNog:ENOG41) has product MTRLEGRKRSKLACQTCRDLKRRCDGARPCGTCVRFEYDCTYNAYRKRRDMEQYLGPVGELTPSRSSAKSSHDEFPSTASPHIQARSVEANSCPAFVRTLALRLDPKRNPRMLSFAWNAFLGSRQTHPAPSFQSITDVVSQKRLDDLAGVYFQKVDPVYGFVDGEEIEDNIRHRWMIRDATQAQDAILCGIGALGCLFSQIQTDATDPVESALVELAKNLLEKTLSEPPTIESITAWLLRVTYLRVAGNQYTAWMASCTLMHMIDAGGFNAESPGKAVLPSPPQAVSMEMRKRIVAIAQHLNVWMSFDMGLTRVALPNISTAVSSAREGDSTCEIIELLPFSVELDPQRKPTALELECALQVVLSRVHSSPPSILAQCNLALCLCRRLRSMEVALPDSVLQQVLLLTSNGIQAAQAVLAARAPWHQMVYVPFQIVCVLLAIDTVSSISQLRGAMQCLKDITAVYNTEATQDALKTARSLVFLHQKGKEMFASALGEILRNDPTTPVGEAPGISPMLLEDAFGTGNFTDQFFGLPYNDIDQLVNPDFFWNINGYGL; this is encoded by the coding sequence ATGACTCGGCTAGAAGGGCGCAAACGCTCGAAGCTGGCCTGTCAGACCTGCCGCGACCTCAAGCGCAGGTGCGATGGCGCTCGTCCTTGCGGAACATGCGTTCGGTTTGAATATGACTGCACTTACAATGCCTATAGGAAGAGACGGGACATGGAACAGTACCTGGGGCCGGTCGGAGAACTGACGCCTTCTCGCTCCAGCGCAAAATCCTCCCACGATGAGTTTCCATCGACGGCGAGCCCGCATATCCAAGCCCGATCTGTCGAGGCAAACTCGTGTCCTGCGTTTGTGAGGACGCTGGCGCTGAGGCTGGATCCAAAAAGGAATCCGCGGATGCTAAGCTTTGCCTGGAATGCCTTTCTGGGATCGCGGCAGACCCATCCTGCGCCGTCCTTTCAGTCCATCACAGACGTGGTATCACAAAAGAGACTCGACGACTTGGCTGGCGTCTACTTCCAAAAGGTTGACCCCGTCTACGGCTTCGTCGATGGCGAAGAAATAGAAGACAACATACGCCATCGGTGGATGATTCGAGATGCCACACAGGCACAAGACGCCATACTATGCGGCATCGGCGCGCTGGGATGCCTCTTCTCACAAATACAGACCGATGCTACCGATCCCGTCGAATCTGCGCTGGTGGAGCTGGCAAAGAATCTACTCGAGAAGACACTGTCCGAGCCTCCGACGATTGAGAGCATCACCGCGTGGCTACTACGGGTCACTTACCTGCGAGTCGCGGGGAACCAGTACACGGCCTGGATGGCGAGCTGCACGCTGATGCATATGATCGATGCAGGTGGCTTCAATGCCGAATCGCCGGGGAAAGCCGTCCTCCCATCACCGCCTCAGGCAGTCAGCATGGAGATGAGGAAGCGGATCGTGGCCATTGCGCAGCATCTCAACGTCTGGATGTCGTTCGACATGGGCCTCACTCGCGTTGCGCTCCCAAACATCAGCACGGCAGTTTCTTCGGCGCGAGAAGGAGACTCTACGTGTGAAATCATCGAGCTGCTCCCATTCTCCGTCGAGCTTGATCCGCAGCGAAAGCCCACGGCGCTGGAGCTCGAGTGTGCTCTGCAAGTGGTGCTGAGCCGCGTGCACTCCAGCCCGCCGTCGATTCTTGCCCAGTGCAATCTGGCGCTCTGTCTCTGCCGCCGTCTACGATCGATGGAGGTTGCCCTGCCGGATTCTGTGCTCCAGCAAGTGCTTCTGCTGACGTCAAATGGCATACAGGCTGCTCAAGCAGTGCTGGCCGCGCGAGCACCCTGGCACCAGATGGTCTACGTACCATTCCAGATTGTTTGTGTGCTGCTTGCCATAGACACTGTATCGTCCATCTCTCAACTGCGAGGCGCGATGCAGTGTCTGAAAGACATTACGGCTGTCTACAACACCGAGGCAACACAAGACGCCTTGAAAACTGCTCGCTCGCTTGTTTTCCTGCATCAGAAAGGAAAGGAGATGTTTGCTTCGGCCTTGGGCGAGATACTGAGGAACGACCCGACGACTCCTGTTGGAGAAGCACCGGGCATCTCGCCGATGCTTTTGGAAGATGCGTTTGGCACGGGCAACTTTACGGATCAGTTCTTTGGCCTCCCGTACAACGACATTGACCAGCTTGTGAATCCCGATTTCTTTTGGAATATCAACGGCTATGGGTTATGA
- a CDS encoding uncharacterized protein (EggNog:ENOG41) has product MAAIKKVAVLGGSGNIGPSIIKALLNSNFEVTAITRLESQATFVDGVDVKRVDITSKEAVQEVLQGHDALVSAISSAALDDQKTIVDAAVAAKVRRFIPSEYGVDNRRTEEKDMGWMVVNKAKLNEYLDEVAAKHKWFSWTGVACGFFFDWGIQTQFILGINARAKTGVIIDSGNKPWAATNTYFVGETVAAILKKPEETANKFLNVFSFKTTQNEVLRIFEEESDSKYHVSHVKGSDLLEAATTCVANGDYKQSVGPFVQHVFFADGVEGPVDLEANDGELLGIKDKAGLRDSIKRELSLLN; this is encoded by the exons cttccatcatcaaagcccTTTTGAACTCCAACTTTGAGGTTACTGCTATTACTCGACTTGAGTCACAAGCCACCTTTGTGGATGGAGTCGACGTGAAAAGGGTCGATATAACCTCCAAGGAAGCAGTTCAAGAAGTACTACAAGGTCACGATGCCCTGGTTTCCGCAATCTCCTCAGCTGCCCTGGATGACCAAAAGACGATTGTCGacgctgccgttgctgccaaagTTCGACGATTTATTCCATCCGAATATGGCGTCGACAATCGGCGCACCGAGGAAAAAGACATGGGTTGGATGGTAGTCAACAAAGCCAAGCTGAATGAATACTTGGATGAAGTTGCTGCGAAGCACAAGTGGTTTAGTTGGACGGGGGTCGCATgtggcttcttctttgactGG GGCATTCAAACTCAATTCATACTCGGAATCAACGCTAGAGCAAAGACTGGGGTAATCATCGACTCTGGCAACAAGCCCTGGGCAGCCACAAACACCTACTTTGTCGGTGAAACCGTTGCTGCCATTTTGAAAAAGCCAGAAGAAACAGCAAACAAATTCTTGAATGTGTTTTCTTTCAAAACAACTCAAAATGAGGTTTTGAGAATCTTTGAAGAGGAGTCTGACTCTAAATACCACGTCAGCCATGTCAAGGGCAGTGACTTGTTGGAAGCAGCAACTACATGCGTCGCAAATGGGGACTACAAGCAGTCGGTTGGTCCTTTTGTCCAACATGTCTTTTTTGCCGATGGAGTTGAGGGTCCTGTCGACCTCGAGGCGAATGACGGCGAGCTACTGGGCATTAAGGACAAGGCTGGACTACGGGATAGCATCAAGAGAGAGCTCAGCCTACTCAACTAG